CAACGTGGTGCCGCTGGCCACGGCCCTGGGGCTATTTCAGGTCGGTGAGTTCGCGTTCGTCTTGGCGCGGGTGGGCGTGGACGACGGTTCGTTGAGCCACGACCTCTACTCTTTCGTGCTCACCGTCGCCATCGTCACCATGGCGCTCACGCCCGTGATGAGCGGCATGACGGAGCGGATCTACGCGCGGCGGCGCAAGAGCCCGGGCTTCCAACCGCTGCAGAACATCAACGTGGCCAGCGACACGCTGAAGGATCACGTCGTCATCGCCGGGGGCGGCCGCCACGGTCGCAGGATCGGCGAGGTGCTGCACCACCTGGGCCGCCCCTACGTCGTGGTGGAGCACGACCAGCGCCGCTTCCAAGGGCTGAAGGACCAAGGGCTCGCCGCCGTTTTCGGAGACGCGACCCAAGAGAGCGTGCTCGAGGCCGCTCACGCCCACGACGCGAAGCTGTTGCTGGTCACCACGCCGGACACCCAGGTCACGTCCGCCATCGTCCGGCAAGCGCGGGGCCTGAGCTCCCGGCTGGAGATCGTGGCGCGGGCGGACGACGCCAAGGACGTGCAGGAGCTCGCCGGGCTCGAGCTGGCGGAGGTGGTGCAGCCGGAGCTCGAGGCGGCCCTGGAGATGATGCGACAAGGGCTGGTACGCACCGGAGTGGCGCCAGAGCAGATCCACGAGTACGCCGACCGCGTACGCCGTGCGCAACGCGGCGAGTCCGCGAGCTACGTGGCGTACCTGGGCGAGCTCGCGAGCACGACGAGCACGACGAGCGTCGCGCTCCGCTGGATGGAAGTCCCGCCGGAGAGTCCTCTCGTGGGCACCACGCTGGCCAGCGCGGACATCCGCGCTCGCACCGGAGCGTCCGTGGTGGCCGTGCGGCGCAGCGGAGACGTGATGCTGAATCCGGAAGCCAGCTTCGAGCTCTCCGTGGGGGACGACGTCGGCGTGGTCGGCACCCCCGCGCAGCAAGGTGCCTTCGCCGCACTCCTGGCGCCACCAGCGGAGTAGAGCGGGTAGCATGAGCGTCGTGTCCATCCGAGACAACGCTTTCTTCGAGCGGCTCGCGCCCGCCCAGCGCATCCTGGTCGCGGGTGCCGGCGGCGGCTTCGACGTGTACGCCGGGCTGCCCATTGCGCTGGCGCTCATCGGCTCGGGCAAACAAGTGACCCTCGCGAACCTCACCTTCACTTGTCTGGATGCCACCAACACGCCCATGCTCGCGCCACATCTGGGCGGCGTGGTACCCGAGGTCGAAGGCGAGGACGTGTACTTTCCGGAGCGGAACCTCTCCACCTGGCTGCGCGGGCGCGGACTACCAGAAGTGGTGTACGCCTTCGAGAAGGTCGGCGTTCGACCGTTGCGCGCCGCCTACTCCCTGCTGGTGGAGCGGCTCGGCATCGACGCCATCGTGCTGGTGGACGGCGGCACGGACATCTTGATGTTCGGGGACGAAGCCGGATTGGGTACGCCGCAAGAAGACATGACGAGCCTCGCGGCAGTCGCGGGCTTGGACGTCCCCATCCGCCTGGTGGCTTCCATCGGCTTCGGCATCGATGCCTATCACGGCGTATGCCATGCCCATGTGCTCGAGAACATCGCCGCTCTGGATCGCGCGGGCGCCTACCTCGGCGCCTTTTCCGTCTCGCGCTCGTCGCCCGAAGGCGCCGCGTTCCTGGACGCCGTAGCCAAAGGCCAAGACGCCACCCGGGACGTCCGAGCATCGTAAACGGTTCCATCGCCGCCGCGGTCGAAGGCGAGTTCGGCGACGTGCAGTTCACGACCCGCACGGCGAACAGCGAGCTCTTCATCAATCCGTTGATGGCCCTGTACTTCACGTTCGATCTCCCCGGTCTGGCAAAGCAGTCGCACTACCTGCACCTGCTCGAGCACACGGACACGATGTTCGAGGTCAGCGCCACGATAGAGGGCTTTCGTCGCGGGGTCCCACACACACGCCCGCGCCGGGCGATTCCGCATTGACGCGCGCCCGCGCGCGCATCGTTTCGAACGCGCCGCCACCGGGCGCAGGTGCGCTGCACAGGCGCTGTGCGAACCAGAGCGGCAAAATGAGAGCGCCGAGCGTCCGCAAGCTCGTCAACTGAAATCGCATTCGCGATGTCGAATTCTGTCGTCCGCTTCGCACTCGTCTCGGATCGCCATCGCTGCAGAAATTCCGGCCGCTTGGTCCGCCCTCGAGCGACGCGCGGCAACGGCGGCGCCCCCGTCCGCCGCTCTCGCCGGAGTGGCATTGGAGGTGGTCAACCCAGGTGGACAGTGGGTCTGGTCCGGCGCGGAACCCCGCGGCTTGGGTTATCGTAGCGGGATGCGCGCTTGGCCGCTGCTGTCGCTCGTGCTCGTCGGTTGTCCGGCGAGCCCGCCGGCGGCGTCACGGCCCACGGCGGTGGCGCCGCGCGCCCCGGCTTCGGCCGCAGCGGAGGAGATCCCCGAGGTCGCGGAGCACCGGCGCTTGGTGGGGCAGAATCCCGACGGGCTCACGTTCACGATCTCGCTGCCCGACGGCACGCGCTTTCGCCAAGGCGAGCGCATATCCGTGGAGCTCGCGTTCTCCAGCTCGTTGCCCGACACCTTCAAGCTGAACGGTGCGCTGTACGATCGCAGCGGGCGGCTGAAGGTCGACGAGTATCGCGTGTTCCCCGCGGGCACGTCGGACCCTTTGGCGGACTACTTTGGCACGGAGACGGGCTTTGCCGGCGGCGGGCTCCGCACGATGCCCGTGCTCGGCCGGGAGCCGAAGCGCCTGCGCTTCGATCTGAACGAGTGGCAGCGCTTCGACGAGCCCGGTCACTACCAGCTCTATGTCGTGAGCCAGCGCTTGCGCTGGGAGCACCGCGACGCCGCGGACGCCGGCATCCAGAGCCACGCCGTCACGTCCCAGAACATCGTCTCCTTCGACGTGGTGCCGGCGGAGCACGCTTGGCAGGAGCGCACGCGGAAGGCCGCGCTGTCCGTGCTGGACGCCGACAAGAGCAGCGAAGACGACCAGCGCGAGGCCGTTCGCACGCTGCGCTTCCTGGACACGAAAGCAGCGGCGCGGGCGATGGTGTCGCGGCTTCACCGCGAGCAGCTCGGGTATTCCCTCTCGTTCGCTCTGTATGCCATGCGCCACCGGGGCGCCGCGATTCAGGAGCTCGAAGCGCGCCTCGCCAGGCCCGACACGCCCTTCACGAGCGTGATGCTCACCACCCTGGTGATGCTCAGGCTGTGGCACGAAGACCCTCCCGGCACGCGCCACTCACAACAGCATTGGTCCCGCATCCGGGACGACGTCGTGAAGCAGCTGGTGCAAGCGTTGCCCAAAAAGCAGCTGGCGGCGCGCGCATTGTGCGTGGACGCGCTGCTCGGCGTCGGCGGCCAGCTCTCGCCAGAACAGCAGGCAAGCGTGCTCCGAGAGGTGCCCGAAGTGCTCCCCGCCCTGCCCACGGAACGCCTGGACGAGCTCTTGCGCTATCGCTTCTTGCCGCTGAAGAAGCTGCCGCTGGCGGAGCCGCTGAAGCAAGTGCTCGCACGAAGCGACATTTCGCCGGAGCTCCGGCAGATCGCCCTCGAGCGCTGGCTCGTGTTCTCACCCGCCGGCGCCCGCACCATGATGCTCGACGTCATCGAGCGCGGAACGCCGGATCTCGGGCGCCAGGCGATGGACACCCTGACGCTGCTCCCGGACAAGACGCTGAAGGAAGTGGACGGCGCCGTGGTCGGCCGCCTCGAGCGTTGCGCGCCGCGCTGCGATCCCCAGGCCCAGCCGCTGAGCGCAGCGCTCATCCAACGGTTCGCGAGCGCGCGGAGCGCCGCCCGACTCCGCCGCGTGTACCCCACGCTCACCTTCTACGACGACCGCAGCGACGCCGCCTTCATCGCCTACTTCCTGCGGGTGGATCCCACCTTCGGCAAGCAGGCCCTCGCCCGACGGCTGCGGGACAAACCCCCTGGCTCCGCGGTCACGCTGCTGAGCGAGATCGCTCGCCTCGGTTTCCCCAAGCAGGCCGAGCCGGAGCTGATCGCAACGCTCGGTGCGAAGCGGGTCTTCGACGTGACGGTGGCTGCGCGAGAGCTCTCCCGCTACGGCTCGAAGGCCGCGGAGCGCGCGCTCTATCAGCGCCTGTCTGTGTGGAGCAAGAAGTGGCGAGGGCGCGAGCAGGAGCTCGAACGGCCGCTGATCGGCCACACCGAGGGCGGCGACGAAGCTTCGCTGGAAGGTGAGCTGTGGCGCGCCATCGTCCAGGGCCGAGGCTGGCTCACGGATCGCGCCGGCTTCGAGAAGCTTCGCACGCTGCTGCTGCGCGACAGCGAGAAGCAGCAGCTCGACACCCCGATGCAGGAGTGGAAGCGCGGCGCGCTCACCCTGCGCTGGACGCGCACG
This window of the Polyangiaceae bacterium genome carries:
- a CDS encoding cation:proton antiporter → MGIATDLIIVVVAALVGGLVAHRLRQPVILGYILAGIAVGPHTGGVTVSSTTDIEHLAEIGVALLLFGLGLEFSLKKLAPVRKVALLGAPLQMLLTIGFGFGFGRLLGFDSLSSLWLGALVSLSSTMVLLKALMSQGWLGTLSSRVMLGMLIVQDLAVVPLMITLPKLDEPGFGLSSLGIAALKAAAFLGAMFLLGTRLLPAILKWVARAGSKELFVLAVTTVGLGVGYATHAVGLSFAFGAFIAGMVLSESDYGHQALSDIVPVRDLFGLLFFASVGMLLDPRYLLEHARLVATGVVVLSLGKAGIFAGVTRLFGYGNVVPLATALGLFQVGEFAFVLARVGVDDGSLSHDLYSFVLTVAIVTMALTPVMSGMTERIYARRRKSPGFQPLQNINVASDTLKDHVVIAGGGRHGRRIGEVLHHLGRPYVVVEHDQRRFQGLKDQGLAAVFGDATQESVLEAAHAHDAKLLLVTTPDTQVTSAIVRQARGLSSRLEIVARADDAKDVQELAGLELAEVVQPELEAALEMMRQGLVRTGVAPEQIHEYADRVRRAQRGESASYVAYLGELASTTSTTSVALRWMEVPPESPLVGTTLASADIRARTGASVVAVRRSGDVMLNPEASFELSVGDDVGVVGTPAQQGAFAALLAPPAE